A region of Paractinoplanes abujensis DNA encodes the following proteins:
- a CDS encoding ATP-binding cassette domain-containing protein, producing MTDTAIVAEGLRKTYKGVAALDGFRLEVPAGTVCGLLGPNGAGKTTAVRILATLLRFDEGRVMVAGADVARQPELVRDRIALTGQYSALDGSLTGRQNLVLFGRLQHLGRRAAKARAEELLEQFDLTGAANRSATEYSGGMQRRLDLAASLIRAPQVLFLDEPTTGLDPRSRNQVWDTVRKLVAEGTTVLLTTQYLDEADRLADRISVVDTGRVVAEGTPDELKAEIGADRLEVVIRDPGRMADTAALLSRVAGAQADADPDTRRLRVAVTDRVDALVESARALRDAGIVVDDLGLRRPTLDEAFLRLTGHPTAGNTHPGADISRPPSRPIADEHEESR from the coding sequence ATGACAGACACCGCCATCGTGGCCGAGGGGCTGCGCAAGACGTACAAGGGCGTGGCCGCGCTCGACGGGTTCCGGCTGGAGGTGCCGGCCGGGACGGTGTGCGGGCTGCTCGGGCCCAACGGCGCGGGCAAGACCACCGCTGTGCGGATCCTGGCCACGCTGCTGCGCTTCGACGAGGGGAGGGTCATGGTGGCCGGGGCCGACGTGGCCCGGCAACCGGAACTGGTACGTGATCGGATCGCCCTGACGGGACAGTACTCGGCACTGGACGGGTCGCTCACCGGGCGGCAGAACCTGGTGCTCTTCGGCCGGCTGCAGCACCTGGGCCGCCGGGCCGCGAAGGCGCGGGCCGAGGAGTTGCTCGAGCAGTTCGACCTGACCGGGGCGGCCAACCGGTCGGCGACCGAATACTCCGGCGGCATGCAGCGACGGCTTGACCTCGCGGCCAGCCTGATCCGGGCGCCGCAGGTGCTGTTCCTCGACGAGCCGACCACCGGGCTCGACCCGCGCAGCCGAAACCAGGTCTGGGACACCGTTCGCAAGCTGGTCGCGGAGGGCACGACCGTGCTGCTGACCACGCAATACCTGGACGAGGCGGACCGGCTGGCCGACCGCATCTCGGTGGTCGACACCGGGCGGGTCGTGGCCGAGGGAACGCCTGACGAGCTCAAGGCCGAGATCGGCGCGGACCGGCTGGAGGTCGTGATCCGCGACCCGGGGCGGATGGCCGACACGGCCGCGCTGCTGAGCCGGGTCGCGGGGGCGCAGGCCGACGCCGACCCGGACACGCGGCGGCTGCGGGTGGCGGTCACCGACCGGGTGGACGCGCTGGTGGAGTCGGCCCGGGCGTTGCGCGACGCCGGGATCGTGGTCGACGACCTGGGCCTCCGGCGCCCGACGCTCGACGAAGCCTTCCTACGCCTGACCGGACACCCGACCGCCGGCAACACCCACCCCGGCGCCGACATTAGCCGCCCGCCCAGCCGGCCCATCGCCGACGAGCACGAGGAGAGCCGATGA